Proteins from a genomic interval of Medicago truncatula cultivar Jemalong A17 chromosome 3, MtrunA17r5.0-ANR, whole genome shotgun sequence:
- the LOC112420282 gene encoding uncharacterized protein, with protein sequence MSSGVPRLSSLSWKELIKLGDFGELNWFNSGLERKMGNGLNSSFWSDTWRGERSFRSKYPRLFSISAQMEASVGEVGVEPELGTEWKFLWKRHLFMWEEEVLLSLKEDFEGVRLNNQPDKWKWKLEDSSVFSMNSAYKRLVGSVLNEVAWREDEKGVFEMLWKSPAPSKVVAFAWRAFLNRVPTKENLVLRNVLAPEEQPFCGLCNRMGESTLHLFLHCDVACAVWLKLMRWLDQIFNSPPNLFIHWECWLGRERDKNIKNGKGIIWLAIIWVLWKTRNDKIFNDNNFEVDDIVEEVKVLAWKWTMSRMHIPTCLYFEWCWNPQWCLNQAPFRR encoded by the coding sequence ATGTCTAGTGGGGTGCCGAGATTATCTTCTCTTTCGTGGAAGGAGCTAATTAAgcttggtgattttggtgaaCTTAATTGGTTTAATTCCGGGCTTGAGCGGAAAATGGGCAATGGCCTCAATTCTAGTTTTTGGAGTGATACTTGGAGAGGGGAAAGAAGCTTCCGAAGTAAGTATCCTAGGCTTTTTTCTATCTCGGCCCAAATGGAGGCCTCGGTTGGAGAGGTGGGGGTGGAGCCGGAGTTAGGTACGGAGTGGAAATTCTTGTGGAAAAGACATCTTTTCATGTGGGAAGAGGAGGTGCTTTTGAGCCTTAAGGAGGACTTCGAAGGGGTGAGGTTGAATAATCAACCGGATAAGTGGAAGTGGAAGTTGGAAGATTCCAGTGTTTTTTCGATGAACTCGGCATACAAGAGGTTAGTGGGTAGTGTCCTTAATGAAGTGGCGTGGAGGGAGGATGAAAAGGGTGTTTTCGAGATGTTGTGGAAGTCTCCGGCACCGTCAAAGGTGGTGGCTTTCGCTTGGAGAGCATTCCTCAACCGGGTCCCTACCAAGGAAAATCTTGTTTTGAGAAATGTTCTAGCACCGGAGGAACAACCTTTTTGTGGTTTGTGTAATAGGATGGGTGAATCCACATTACATCTTTTCCTCCATTGCGATGTTGCTTGTGCGGTTTGGCTTAAGTTAATGCGGTGGTTAGATCAAATTTTTAATTCTCCGCCAAACCTTTTTATTCATTGGGAGTGTTGGCTTGGAAGAGAAAGAGATAAGAACATCAAAAATGGCAAGGGGATAATTTGGTTAGCAATAATTTGGGTGTTGTGGAAAACGCGGAATGACAAAATTTTCAATGACAATAACTTTGAGGTGGACGACATTGTGGAGGAGGTGAAAGTGTTGGCGTGGAAGTGGACAATGAGTagaatgcacattccaacttGTTTGTATTTTGAGTGGTGTTGGAACCCACAATGGTGTCTTAACCAAGCCCCTTTCAGGAGGTAA